The DNA window TCATGACCCGGTGCCCGCGCACCGAGAGAAGGAACCCGCCATGGACCTCCTCCATCTGCTGATGGACCCCGCGAGCCTGCTCGAGCGCTTCGGCGACGCCTTCTGGTGGCTCTCCCACCTGATCGTGTTCGTGGAGTGCGGGCTGTTCTTCCCGATCCTGCCGGGGGACTCGCTGCTCTTCGCGATCGGCATGTTCAGCCACGAGGGGCTGCTGGCCGTGCCTGTCCTGCTCTCCGTGCTCACGCTGTTCGTCGCGGCGTTCGCCGGCAACGTGGTGGGGTACGAGATCGGGCGCGCCGTCGGCGACCGGCTCTACCGGCGCGACGGGCGCTTCCTCAAGCGGGCCTACTTCGACCACACGATCGAGTTCTTCGAGAAGTACGGCCGCCGCGCCCTCGTGCTGGGGCGCTTCGTGCCCATCGTGAGGACCTTCGTGACCGTGGTGGCCGGGGTGGGCCACATGCCGCGGCGCGTGTTCCTCACCTGGTCCGCGATCGGCGCGGCCGTGTGGGTGTCGCTCATCGTGGGCCTCGGGTACGCCCTGGGCGGCGTGCCGCTGATCCGGGACCACCTCGAGGCCGTCGTGCTGGGGATGGTGCTGATCTCGGTGCTGCCCATGGTCATCGCGGCCCTGCGCAAGCGGTCCGCGCGCACGGCGGCCGACGCCGGACCTCGCACCGTGTGACCAGGGACACGGCACCGAGCTCGGAATAACGCAACTTCCAAGTGGCGAAAACGGATCAGGTGAGGCTAGCCTCAGTAGCATCCTTCCTGGTCGTCGCCCGGCGACCGGCCACGCCGAGAGAAAGTCCTCCCCTCATGGCCCACCTGACCCGCCGCGCCGTCGGCGCACTCACCGCCGCCGGAACCCTCGGCCTGGCCCTGACCGCCTGCGGAGCCGGCTCCGTCGCGACCGATGCCGCGGACGCGGCCGACGGGTCCGCCGGGGCCGCCGCCGAGGTCGAGGACAACAACGGCACGCACACCGTGCCCACCCCGCCCGCCTCCGTGGTCGCCACCGACAACCGCACCTTCGAGACCCTCGCGGACTGGGGCGTCACCCTCACTGCGGCGGCCCGCACCCTGATGCCGTCCACGAACCCGCTCAAGGACGACGACTCGATCATCGACCTCGGCAACCACCGCGAGCCGGACCTCGAGGCCGTGGTCGCCGCCGAGCCCACCCTGATCCTGAACGGCCAGCGCTTCGCCGACTATCACGACGACTTCGTCAAGCTCGCCCCCGAGGCCGTGATCCTCGAGCTGGATCCGCGCGACGGCGAGCCCTTCGCCGACGAGCTCAAGCGCCAGGTCGACGTGCTCGGCACGATCTTCGGCAAGGAGGAGGAGGCCGCGAAACTCGGCACCGACCTCGACGCCGCGATGGAGCGGATCGTCGCCGCCTACGACGGCACCTCCACGGTCATGGCCGTCACCACCTCCGGCGGCGAGATCGGCTTCATCGCCCCCGGCCAGGGCCGCACCCTCGGCTGGGCGTTCGAGGCGCTCGGCCTCGTCCCCGCGCTCGAGGTCCAGGGTGCGAGCGATGACCATCAGGGCGACGACATCTCCGTCGAGGCGATCGCGGAGGCGAACCCCGACTGGATCCTCGTGATGGACCGGGACGCCGCGATCTCCGCCGACGACCCCGAGTTCACCCCCGCCAACGAGGTCCTCGCCGCCTCCGAGGCGCTCGCCGGGGTCACCGCGGTCACCGAGGGCAACGTGCTCTACATGCCGGCCGACACGTACACCAACGAGTCGATCCAGACCTACACCGAGTACTTCACCGCGCTCGCCGACGCCTTCGAGGCCTCGGCCTGAGCCGTCGGACCCGTTGCTGAGCCGCGGGACCCGTCGCTGAACCGCGCACCCCGTCGCTGACCTCGCGGCGGGCAGAGCCGCCCCGGCCCCGCCCGCCGCGCGGCGCGTCGGCCCCCGACCGGCGACCGAGCCGCCCTGTCCGCGCCGCCGTGACCGAGCAGCCGTGACCGAGCAGCCGTCGGCCGCTTCCCCAGGAGACCTGATGCCCCACCCCGCCCCCGTCGCCGAACCGGCGACGCCCTCGCGCCACCGGCGCGAGCGACTGGTCGACGGCAGGCTGGTGATCGGCATCGCGGTGGTCGCGCTGCTGCTGGTCGCCTCGCTGCTGACCGGCGTGTACGACGTCTTCGGCGCCGAGGACGGCTCGCAGATGTTCGCGATCACCCGCATCCCGCGCACCATCGCCCTGGTCCTGGCCGGAGCGGCGATGGCGATGTCCGGACTGATCATGCAGCTCATGACCCAGAACCGCTTCGTGGAGCCGACCACCACCGGCACCACCGAATGGGCCGGGCTCGGGCTGATCCTCGTGATGGTGCTGATGCCCGGCGCGGGGCTGCTGACCCGCATGACCGTCGCGATCGTGTTCTCCTTCGTGGGCACAGTGGTGTTCTTCCTGTTCCTGCGGAAGGTCACCCTGCGCAGCTCGCTCATCGTGCCGATCATCGGCATCATGCTCGGCGCCGTCGTCGGCTCGATCTCCACCTTCGTCGCGCTTGAGTTCGACGCCCTGCAGAACCTGGGGGTCTGGTTCGCCGGCTCCTTCACCTCGGTGCTGCGCGGCAGCTACGAGGTCCTGTGGATCGTGCTGCTGGTGGGGATCGCCGTGTTCGT is part of the Brachybacterium ginsengisoli genome and encodes:
- a CDS encoding DedA family protein, which translates into the protein MDLLHLLMDPASLLERFGDAFWWLSHLIVFVECGLFFPILPGDSLLFAIGMFSHEGLLAVPVLLSVLTLFVAAFAGNVVGYEIGRAVGDRLYRRDGRFLKRAYFDHTIEFFEKYGRRALVLGRFVPIVRTFVTVVAGVGHMPRRVFLTWSAIGAAVWVSLIVGLGYALGGVPLIRDHLEAVVLGMVLISVLPMVIAALRKRSARTAADAGPRTV
- a CDS encoding siderophore ABC transporter substrate-binding protein; amino-acid sequence: MAHLTRRAVGALTAAGTLGLALTACGAGSVATDAADAADGSAGAAAEVEDNNGTHTVPTPPASVVATDNRTFETLADWGVTLTAAARTLMPSTNPLKDDDSIIDLGNHREPDLEAVVAAEPTLILNGQRFADYHDDFVKLAPEAVILELDPRDGEPFADELKRQVDVLGTIFGKEEEAAKLGTDLDAAMERIVAAYDGTSTVMAVTTSGGEIGFIAPGQGRTLGWAFEALGLVPALEVQGASDDHQGDDISVEAIAEANPDWILVMDRDAAISADDPEFTPANEVLAASEALAGVTAVTEGNVLYMPADTYTNESIQTYTEYFTALADAFEASA
- a CDS encoding ABC transporter permease, whose product is MPHPAPVAEPATPSRHRRERLVDGRLVIGIAVVALLLVASLLTGVYDVFGAEDGSQMFAITRIPRTIALVLAGAAMAMSGLIMQLMTQNRFVEPTTTGTTEWAGLGLILVMVLMPGAGLLTRMTVAIVFSFVGTVVFFLFLRKVTLRSSLIVPIIGIMLGAVVGSISTFVALEFDALQNLGVWFAGSFTSVLRGSYEVLWIVLLVGIAVFVVADRLTVIGLGEDIATNVGVNYQRVLLLGTGLVAIATGVVTVVVGNLPFLGLIVPNVVSMVRGDDLRSNLPWVCLLGIAIVTVCDLIGRTIVMPFEVPVSLILGIVGAVVFIALLMRQRRHG